The DNA segment AAAACGCCCCCCGGAAGCGGGCGCCTGCCGCAGTTCGTCGTTCTTGCCGATAAAAGTCCCCTCAAAGATCCCGACATTCTCCTGTTCCAGCGTCGTGATCTTGTAGAGCTTGTAGCCTCCCGCCAGGTTAAAAACGTTGTCAAAACCGTGCTGCCGCAGGACGGAAAGGGCAAAATACGCGGTCTTCCCCTGATTGCAGCAGGTCACGACCTTCCGGTCGCGCGGGATATCGTTCAATCGCGAACGGATCTCCCCCATCGGGATGTTGACCGCCCCTTCGACGTGGCCAAGATCGTATTCGAGCCGCGTCCTGACATCCAGGAAGAAAGCCCCTCCTTTTTTCAGTCCGGGAACCTCGTCCCAATAGACCGACGGATTCCGCCCGTTGATCTGATTGATGGCGATCATCCCGGCCAGATTGACCGGGTCTTTGGCCGAACCAAAAGGCGGCGCGTAAGCAAGCTCGAGCCTGGCCAGGTCGTAAACATTTTTTTTCATTTGGACCATGGCGGCAATGACGTCGATCCGCTTGTCAACCCCGTCGCTGCCGATGATCTGCGCCCCCAGGGCCCGCCCGCCATTCGGGTCGTAGAGCAGCTTCACCAGCATGGGAAAAGCACCCGGATAATAGCCGGCATGAGACGACGGCTGGAGATAGACTTTGGCATAGGGAAGCCCCATTTTCTTGAGCTTCTTCTCGCTGGCGCCGGTGATCGCCACCGTCAGGTCAAAAACCTTGGCGATCGCCGTTCCTGGCGTACTATCATATTTGGAATCTCCGCCGCAAATGTTATCGGCAACGATCCGCCCCTGTTTGTTGGCCGAATTGGCCAACGGGATCAGGGCTGGGCAATTGCAGACGCTGTCTTTGATCTCGGTGGCGTCCCCCAGGGCATAGATCTCCGGATCGGAAGTTTGCAGTTTAGAATTGACTTTGATCCCGCCAAGCAGGCCGATCTCCAACCCCGCCTCTTTAGCCAGATGGATCTCCGGTTTGACCCCGATCGACAGGATCACCAGGTCCGCTTTGATCCGGCGGCCGCTCTGCAGGACCGCCTCGAGCCCCTGGCTGGCGGAGAATTCTTTAACCGCGTCGCTTAAATACAATTCGATCTTTTTTGTCTTCAATTGCTGATGGATCGCCGCCGCCATCTCAAAATCGAGCAGGTTCATGACCTGCCCGGCCAGCTCGACCACCGAAACCATAAGGCCCAGATGGTGTAGATTTTCCGCGATCTCCAGGCCGATAAAGCCGGCGCCGACGATCAGCGCTTTTTTCGGGCGGCGGTCCGCCAAATCCTGCTTGATCCGGTCCATGTCATCTAGGTTGCGGATGGTAAAGATCCGGGGATCGTCTATGCCGGGGATCGGCAAACGGATCGGATAGCCGCCCGGGGAGAGGACCAGTTTATCGTAGCTTTCATCATACTCAACGTTCTTCTTGAGGTCCCTGACCCGGACCTTTTTTTTCGCCCGGTCGATCTCCAAGACCTCGGAATTGGTCCGGACTTCGGTGTTAAAGAGTTTGGCGAAATCCTCTTCCCCGATGACGACCAGCTGGTCGCGCTCTTTAATTACGCCGCCGATATGGTAAGGGATGCCGCAATTGGCATAGGAGATCTCATTGCCTCGCTCGAACATGACGACCTGCGCCTTTTCGTCCAGGCGGCGCAAACGGGCCGCCGTGCTCGCCCCTCCGGCGACACCGCCAATAATAACAACTTTCATAGAAGCTCCTTTCGCTTGTATGGTAAAATTATAACACGCTGGAAGACAAATTAAGACGTAACTAAGGGTTAAATATCCCGGCTGGCAATGTTCTGTCAAACTCCGCCTGGTCAATAAATAGTTCGCTGGCCACTCCCCCGCGGGCCGGATCTTCGGCGCGCAAATATGCGGGATAATAGCGTTTTTTAACTTTTCGGAAATCTCCGTATTCAATCGTCTTAAGCAGCCGGCCGGAAAGGGCAAAGTCTTTTTCCCTGACCACCATTTCTATCTCCCGGTCGATCCAGATCATCTTGCGGTATGCCGGAGCCCGGCGCCGCGAAGCGGTCAGGGTCATAACCAAACAATCATGTTCTTCAACCGCTTCCCCCGTCCCCTGGGGGACAATAAAGCTGATCGTTTCGCTGGTAGTTATCTGGCCAGTATAAACGTCCGCGAACGATCGGGGGAACATTAGATCGGCAAAGCTAAAAGCGGAACCCAGGAACGACCGCTCAAATATGCGCCCGGTCAATTTGACCGGACCGCCGGAAGCGGCGGAATAGATCAGCAGCCTGTCACCCAGTTTTAGATAGCGGCCTCCCTGGTTTTTGACCTCGATCAGTGACCGGTCATTGCCGGAGGCAAAAAACTCCAGATCCGCCGTTCTTTGCTCGTCATCATTTTTATAAAACAACCGCATAGTCATGGCGGTCGTTCTTTGGGTGTAATTGTCATCCAGAGAGACCAGGGCTTTCTCTGCTGGTGATAAGGCGACCGCCAGTGCTATCCCAGGCATGAACAACAACAGCGCGATAAGCCTTTTCATTTAACCCCCCGCCAGGCCGGCAGGGCCATCGCCAGCCAGGAAAAGAGGAGACTCCCCGCGACTCCCTTCAAATATCCGGCAGGCGCAGCGCGACCTCCAACTCAGCCCGCACAAACTGCAGATCCAGCCAGCTGATGGTAATTTGCTGGCCTGATAATAACTGGACCAACACAAAAGCGATCAGTCCGCCGATCGCTCCGGCCAACAGGCCAAGGATCGTCGCTTCAATTATCAGCAGCCGGACCATTTCCCCTTTTTTCACTCCTAATCTTTTCAAGGCAGCTATTTCCGGGTCGCGCGCCGCCACTCCGGCAGAAAAGAAATGATAAATAAGGGCGCAGCCGATAAAGAAGCAAAGCCCGCCGACCAGCCAGCCGATCAACTCCCCTTTTTCCAGCCAAACCACCGCATCATCCCTCTCCCAGGGGATAACCTTGAATTGGCCGGGCGCTACCCTCGCCAGCTCCGCATTAATGAACTCGGCCCCTTCCCGCGCCAAGCGGGGATCACGAAGATACACAACCACTTCGCTGACTTTCCCTTTCAGGTCAAAGACGTTTTGCGCCGCCGCCAGCGGGAAAAAGAAATAACTTTCGTCAATATTGGTCGAACCCGAAGAAAATATCCCGACAACCTTAAGATCAAAGACAGTCAACGATCCCAACGCGTTCGGGGTAACGATCGTCAAAGTGTCGTCCAAGCCTACCGCCAACTTCTGGGCCAGCTTGGCCCCGATCACCAGCTCTTTATCGCTGATACCGACCTGACGGCCAGCTAGGGTCCGCCAGGGAGGATGCTCCCGTATCGCGTCGATCGCGATCCCCCGCGCCTGGGCGCTCCGACCGAGATGCTGCAACAGCAGGCGAGCCTCGATCCGCTCGGCCTGGGCCTTGACCCCAGGATATTGCGCCGCTATTTTTTCGACTTCCTGGTACTTGGCAAAGGCTTTGTTAAGCGGCAAAAGCTGGTCATTGAACTGCTTGTCTACAACGCGCAAATGACCGCTCCGGTAATACGCGATATTGCTCAGCGCCCCATCCGAAACCTCCCTGACCAGGGACCAGGAAAGGATCGCGGCCGCGACCATAATCGAAAACCCGAAAAGTGTTGCCACTCCCCGGAAAGTATTGAGGATATTTTTTACAGCCAGCCCAAACATTTTAAGACCACTCCTCCCGATAATAACCCAAGGATAATCCCCAAACTCACCACAAAAAACAGCTCCCAGGCGGACATGATCAGGAAGTCCCGGCTTTTGAAACCTAAACGGCTAAGATAGACATACTCCTGACGCCGCCTGATCCTGGCCAGTTTGAAATAATTAACCGAAACGATCAGCACGATCAAACTTAACGCGGCCAGAAAACCGGCCGACAAATAAACGCGAGTTCGCTCAAGCCAAACGGTCTTCTTGATGTCTTTCTGCCAGGGGATCACTTCCAACCCCTCGTATTTGACGAAGGGAGCCTCTGCCGGGTCCTTTAATCGAAGCGAGATCTCCGTTACCCTGTCACTCAAATTGAGCCCCGCCTGCGCTACGTCCAAAGAAATAAAAACCGAAGCCCCGTCTATTTCTTTGTCCCCAGTCACCAATATCCCTTTGACCAACAAGCCAAATTCATGAAAAACGCCATTTTTCCCCTGGGCCAAAAGATCGATCTGGTCGCCGATCGCCAAACCAAGGCTTTCCGCCAGTTCCCGTCCCAGCATCGCCGCCTCTTCGCTCCCCGCCAAATAGCGTCCGGCCGCCACTTTTCCCTGAAGCCTAAAAACCAGGTCATCTTGTTCGGAGTCGATCGCATTGACTATGACCGGAAGATCCCCGCTGTCATTTAACAGTAAAGCGCGGAATCTAACCCGCGGAGCGGCTCCGATCATTCTTTTTTGGGCAGACAGATCTTCAACAACCGCTTCCGGAGAAACGATCAGTTTTGCGAGAGAACAGGCTGAAACATCATATTCCTTCTGATAAACTTTAACGTGACCGAAATGGAGGTCAACCTCGTCTTTGATCAAGCGGCGCTCCAGGTCATTGATAAAACAATTGACGACAATAGCACTGCCGATCACGATCGCCAGGGCAATGACCGGAAAAAATCTTGGTCGGCTCGCCAGGTGCCGAACCGCGAGTCTAAAGAGCATCCTTCCCCCTATTTTCCGGCGGTTTGATCAATGGGCTTTGCAAGTCGTCCATTTTTATTTCATAGACCGGGACCCCTGCGTCTCTTTTTTCCTTGATAATCCTGGGAGCCACTTCCAATTTTTCTGTTAACCCTGATGCGGCAGCCATCGGTTTTGGCTTGATCAATGAAAGATCAACCGGCGGCTCGAGTTTAACAGGGGCCTCTTTCAAGACCGGCTGTTCTTTCACAACCGGCGGCACACTTTTAACCGGCGCCTCAAGTTTAACAGGGGCCTCTTTCAAGACCGGCTGCTCTTTCACAACCGGCGGCACACTTTTAACCGGCGGCTCAAGTTTAACCGGAGCCTCTTTCAAGACCGGCTGTTCTTTCACAACCGGCGGCACACTTTTAACCGGCGGCGCAGGCTTGACGATCGCCTCAAGTTTAACCGGAGCCTCTTTCAAAACCGGCTGCTCTTTCACAACCGGCGGCACGCTTTTAACCGGAGTCTCTTTCAAGACCGTCCCCACCTTCATGACCGATGGCACCGCCTTAACAGGCGCTTCTGGAACAGCGCCTCCTCCCTCAATGATCCCCCCATACAACTTTATCACTTTTGGCAGATAGCGGGACATTGCCAGATCGTCGCCAGCGACTAAAAACGATATTTTTCTTTTTTTATTTATCTCAACAATGCTTGATAAAATTTCCAACCCTGATTTAACATCAAGCCGGGCGGTCGGCTCATCGGCCAGGATGACAAGAGGGCTCTTGATCACCGCCGCTGCTAACGCGGTTTTTTGCCGTTCAATGGGAGAAAGTTCTGGCGGCTTCTTTGCGGCTAAACTTCCCAGGCCAAGCTCGTCAAGCAGCTGCCTGACCCGTTCGCGGCGCTCCCCCGCTTTCCCTTGCCTGGCAAGCTGGAGAGGCAACTCAACATTCTCAAACACCGACAGGATCGGGATCAGGTCTGCGTCCGGCGATAAAAACCCCAGCTCCTTCCGCCTGACCTCTGCCAGCAAGTCTGGACGAAGTCGCGAAATGTTTTTCCCGTCCAAATATATTTTTCCGTCGGTCGGTTTTTCCAATCCCCCTAACAGCCGCAACAGGGTGCTTTTCCCCGCTCCATTCGGCCCGTAGATCAAAATTAGTTCTCCGGGCTCTATCACCAGGGTAATGTTTTTTAACGCGGGGTCGGCTTTCGGCGAATAACTCTTAGTCACGTTATCAAGCAAGGCTAATGGCATGATCTACCTCCTCCAGTAACTGCCATAATGCTACTACGATTAATATCATTGTCAACCATTTGCCACCGGCCAGCCAATACGCTAAAATTCATCCATCATGCCAAAAAAAGAAGTTGTTAT comes from the Candidatus Margulisiibacteriota bacterium genome and includes:
- a CDS encoding ATP-binding cassette domain-containing protein, whose amino-acid sequence is MPLALLDNVTKSYSPKADPALKNITLVIEPGELILIYGPNGAGKSTLLRLLGGLEKPTDGKIYLDGKNISRLRPDLLAEVRRKELGFLSPDADLIPILSVFENVELPLQLARQGKAGERRERVRQLLDELGLGSLAAKKPPELSPIERQKTALAAAVIKSPLVILADEPTARLDVKSGLEILSSIVEINKKRKISFLVAGDDLAMSRYLPKVIKLYGGIIEGGGAVPEAPVKAVPSVMKVGTVLKETPVKSVPPVVKEQPVLKEAPVKLEAIVKPAPPVKSVPPVVKEQPVLKEAPVKLEPPVKSVPPVVKEQPVLKEAPVKLEAPVKSVPPVVKEQPVLKEAPVKLEPPVDLSLIKPKPMAAASGLTEKLEVAPRIIKEKRDAGVPVYEIKMDDLQSPLIKPPENRGKDAL
- a CDS encoding ABC transporter permease produces the protein MFGLAVKNILNTFRGVATLFGFSIMVAAAILSWSLVREVSDGALSNIAYYRSGHLRVVDKQFNDQLLPLNKAFAKYQEVEKIAAQYPGVKAQAERIEARLLLQHLGRSAQARGIAIDAIREHPPWRTLAGRQVGISDKELVIGAKLAQKLAVGLDDTLTIVTPNALGSLTVFDLKVVGIFSSGSTNIDESYFFFPLAAAQNVFDLKGKVSEVVVYLRDPRLAREGAEFINAELARVAPGQFKVIPWERDDAVVWLEKGELIGWLVGGLCFFIGCALIYHFFSAGVAARDPEIAALKRLGVKKGEMVRLLIIEATILGLLAGAIGGLIAFVLVQLLSGQQITISWLDLQFVRAELEVALRLPDI
- a CDS encoding ABC transporter permease, yielding MLFRLAVRHLASRPRFFPVIALAIVIGSAIVVNCFINDLERRLIKDEVDLHFGHVKVYQKEYDVSACSLAKLIVSPEAVVEDLSAQKRMIGAAPRVRFRALLLNDSGDLPVIVNAIDSEQDDLVFRLQGKVAAGRYLAGSEEAAMLGRELAESLGLAIGDQIDLLAQGKNGVFHEFGLLVKGILVTGDKEIDGASVFISLDVAQAGLNLSDRVTEISLRLKDPAEAPFVKYEGLEVIPWQKDIKKTVWLERTRVYLSAGFLAALSLIVLIVSVNYFKLARIRRRQEYVYLSRLGFKSRDFLIMSAWELFFVVSLGIILGLLSGGVVLKCLGWL
- a CDS encoding outer membrane lipoprotein-sorting protein → MKRLIALLLFMPGIALAVALSPAEKALVSLDDNYTQRTTAMTMRLFYKNDDEQRTADLEFFASGNDRSLIEVKNQGGRYLKLGDRLLIYSAASGGPVKLTGRIFERSFLGSAFSFADLMFPRSFADVYTGQITTSETISFIVPQGTGEAVEEHDCLVMTLTASRRRAPAYRKMIWIDREIEMVVREKDFALSGRLLKTIEYGDFRKVKKRYYPAYLRAEDPARGGVASELFIDQAEFDRTLPAGIFNP
- a CDS encoding FAD-dependent oxidoreductase — its product is MKVVIIGGVAGGASTAARLRRLDEKAQVVMFERGNEISYANCGIPYHIGGVIKERDQLVVIGEEDFAKLFNTEVRTNSEVLEIDRAKKKVRVRDLKKNVEYDESYDKLVLSPGGYPIRLPIPGIDDPRIFTIRNLDDMDRIKQDLADRRPKKALIVGAGFIGLEIAENLHHLGLMVSVVELAGQVMNLLDFEMAAAIHQQLKTKKIELYLSDAVKEFSASQGLEAVLQSGRRIKADLVILSIGVKPEIHLAKEAGLEIGLLGGIKVNSKLQTSDPEIYALGDATEIKDSVCNCPALIPLANSANKQGRIVADNICGGDSKYDSTPGTAIAKVFDLTVAITGASEKKLKKMGLPYAKVYLQPSSHAGYYPGAFPMLVKLLYDPNGGRALGAQIIGSDGVDKRIDVIAAMVQMKKNVYDLARLELAYAPPFGSAKDPVNLAGMIAINQINGRNPSVYWDEVPGLKKGGAFFLDVRTRLEYDLGHVEGAVNIPMGEIRSRLNDIPRDRKVVTCCNQGKTAYFALSVLRQHGFDNVFNLAGGYKLYKITTLEQENVGIFEGTFIGKNDELRQAPASGGRFFQIDASGLQCPGPIMKLANSLADKLDGDIIEITATDPGLKNDITSWCAATGNVLISVADADRKVVARLQKGTKRVLPAGGEIPHDKTIIVFSSHLDRAIAAFVIANGAASMGRKVTMFFTFWGLNILRRHERVTTKKDLFEKMFGSMMPRGSLRLQLSQLNFFGLGPKLIRFIMRRKKIDSLENFISSAVQSNVKLVACQMTMDMMGIKREELIDGVEVSGVAAYLGAAENADTNLFI